The sequence TATTTTTCATTTGAAGGATTTATTATTGTTGTAAACCCATATCCCTGTTCGTTTGTTTCAATGACATTAATAACATCGCCCTTTTCATTTTTTAGTAAAATGTTAGATGCTTTAACACCATTACCATTAATGTCTATAGCTTTTACCACAATTCTATTATCTGATTGATAAAGTAAATTCCCACCTTCTATATTGTAGCTAAGTGAATATACTTCTTTTGATTTTGATTTTAGATTTGTGTCTTTTGTATTGATAATATCAACTTTAAATAAACTAGATTCATTTTCATTGAAATTATTCATATAATTGGTGAAAGTATGAATGTAATATGTTCCAGTTGGCAAGTTGTCTTTTAACGGGATATGTCCATTAGTAACACCGTTGGCAACATAGTTTAGTCCACTATAGATTAATTCATTTTTGTCATTATACATCCTAATTATAAGGTTTGTAGTATTTGGATTTAGCTTTTCATCTTTTTTGTTTATAACATAAGCTTTAAACCAAATATTTTCATTGGAGGTAAATTGGTTCTTATTAAGATGTAAGTGAATGTTTTCTCGATTATTTTCAAAATAATTAGAGAAAGAAGTTGCTATTTGCTCTTTAAGAACTTCTTTAGATTGTTGTGCATTTGTGAGTTGAAAAGCAACACAAGCGAGAAATAAGATTTTTTTCATAGTTACTTGGATTTATAATTAATACTGGTTAAGTAAGAAATATATCACAAACTATGCCAAATAGATTTTCTTTTATATTGGTAGTTTGTTAAAATTGAGTAGGTTGTAGCTTTTTTAAATATTTTTACCAATGTTCTATAGGGTTTTTCTTGTTTGATTATAAGAAAATTTTTTTCAAAAAAAAATCCCTATGAATTTTTAATTCATAGGGATTTAATAAAAATAAAACTTTATTACATCATTCCGGGCATTCCTCCACCCATGTGGCTATGTCCTGCTGATTCATTTTCTTTAATATCAATTAAAGCACATTCTGTAGTTAAGATCATACCAGCAACAGAAGCAGCATTTTCAAGAGCTACACGTGTTACTTTCTTAGGGTCGATAATACCAGCTTTAAGCATTTCAACATATTCACCAGTTTTTGCATTAAAACCAAAATCACCTTTTCCATCTAATACTTTAGCAATTACAACAGAACCTTCTCCACCTGCATTTTCAACAATTGTTCTTAAAGGAGCTTCAACTGCTTTATTTACTATTTGAATTCCTGTAGCTTCATCAGCATTTTCAGCTTTAATATTTGCTAAGACAGCTTTAGCTCTAACAAGAGCAACTCCACCACCTGCAACGATTCCTTCTTCTACTGCAGCTCTCGTTGCGTGTAATGCATCATCAACTCTGTCTTTTTTCTCTTTCATTTCTACTTCAGAAGCAGCACCAACATAAAGAACAGCAACACCACCAGCTAATTTAGCTAAACGCTCTTGTAATTTTTCTTTATCATAGTCTGATGTAGAAGTTTCAACTTGAGCTTTAATTTGGTTTACTCTTGCTTTGATGTTTTCTGCATCACCAGCACCATTAACAATTGTAGTATTATCTTTGTCGATAGTTACAGTTTCAGCTGTTCCTAACATTTCAATAGTTGCATTGTCAAGAGCAAATCCACTTTCTTCAGCAATTACTGTTCCTCCAGTTAAAATAGCAATATCTTCAAGCATTGCTTTTCTTCTGTCTCCAAATCCTGGAGCCTTCACAGCAGCAATTTTTAAACCACCTCTTAATTTGTTAACCACTAAAGTAGCTAATGCTTGTCCGTCAACATCTTCAGCAATAATAACCAAAGGTCTTCCAGATTGAGCAACAGGCTCTAAAATAGGTAGTAATTCTTGTAGATTAGAAATTTTCTTGTCATATAATAAAATATAAGGATTTTCTAATTCAGCAATCATTTTGTCTGCATTGGTAACAAAGTAAGGAGATAAATAACCTCTATCAAACTGCATACCTTCAACTACATCTACGTATGTATCTGTACCTTTTGCTTCTTCAACAGTAATTACACCTTCTTTTCCTACTTTACCGAAAGCTTTAGCGATTAAATCACCAATAGTTTCGTCGTTGTTTGCAGAAATAGAAGCCACTTGTTTTATTTTTTCAGAAGAATCACCTACAGAAACAGTTTGTTTCCCTAAGTCTTCAACTATAGCCTCAACAGCTTTGTCAATTCCTCTTTTTAAATCCATTGGATTTGCACCAGAAGCAACATTTTTCAATCCTTCTTTTACAATTGCTTGTGCAAGTACAGTAGCAGTTGTTGTTCCGTCTCCAGCTAAGTCATTAGTTTTTGAAGCTACTTCTTTAACCATTTGTGCTCCCATGTTTTCTAATGGGTCTTGTAATTCGATTTCTTTTGCAACAGAAACACCATCTTTAGTTACAGTTGGTCCTCCAAAAGATTTAGAAATGATTACATTTCTTCCTTTAGGTCCCAAAGTTACTTTTACTGCGTTTGCTAATGCATCTACACCACGTTTTAATCCGTCACGTGCTTCTATATCAAATTTTATATCTTTTGCCATAATGTTTTTGTTTAAATTGTTTTAAAGTTTAAATGTTTTAAGTTGTTTTGCGATCAACATTTATCTTTATAGAATTGCGAAGATTTCTTCTTCTCTCATGATAAGGTAATCTTTACCTTCATATTTAAATTCTGTGCCAGAATACTTACCATAAAGTACAACATCTCCTGTTTTAACAGTCATAGTATGGTCTTTCTTACCATTACCTACTGCTACAATAATTCCCTTTTGTGGTTTTTCTTTTGCAGTATCTGGAATAATAATACCTGAAGCAGTTGTTGTTTCTGCTGCCATTGGTTCAATCACTACACGATCTGAGATAGGTTTAATGTTTAATGACATATTTTGTGTTTTTAATTATTAATTAATATGCAAATTGATTTTCAGAAATTGTGCCAAAGCCTTTTTTTGCCATTTTTTCCTAAAAAAAAATGCCAGCACTGACAGGCTGGCATTTTGTTAGAATTGTATTCTAATATTATTTTGCTGCTTCTTCTGTTTTAACAGGAGCAGTAGTTGTAGCTTCAGTCGCAGGAGCTTGTGGAGTTGCAGGAGCAGTAGTCGTTACAGGAGGGATAGTTACATCGTCACCTAAAACTTTTGAATCGTTAGATCCACTTCCATTGAATGCTAAAGTTGATAATAAGATAAGTGCAATTAAAATCCCACCTAATGTCCAAGTACTTTTATCTAAAAAGTCCGTTGTTTTTTGTACACCACCTAATTGTTGTGAACCACCAAATGAAGAAGATAAACCTCCACCTTTAGGGTTTTGAACCATAATGGCTAAAATTAATAAAAAGCAAACAATTGTTATTGCAATTAAAAAACCTGTAAATCCCATAATCTAATTATTATTTTGTTGTAAATCTTTTATATCATTTATTCGGTTTGCAAAGAAACTACTTTTTTCTGGATATTTCAAAATTAAAATTTCATAAGCTTGTATTGCTTTCTGATATTTTTTTTGTTCCAAGTAGACCTTTGCTAATGTTTCAGTCATCAAATGTGTTGGTTCTTCTGTGGTTTTCCTAATATTTGATGGTATTGGAGTAGAAGCTTTAACAGGAGAAATTTTAGGATTTAATTCTATAAAACGATCAATTATATCTATTTTTTTTAATTTTTCAGGATCCAAAACCTCAGTTTCTTCTTCATCTTCTCTTTCAATAGGTGAAAACTTTGTCAATTGAAGCCATTCTTGGAAAGAATGTTTTTCACTCTGATTAAAGTCTAAAGGTTTTCCAATCTCTAATTTTTCTTCAATTTCGTTTTGCTCAACCTGAGCTTCAATAACAGTTGTAGTTTCGATTTTGGTTTCTTCCGAAATTGTAATGTCTACTTTTTCAAAGCGGGTAACAAGTTCTATTGTAGGTTCGTTCTCAATCTCAGTTTGAATTTCTTTTTCTTCAAGTTTTATTTCAGAAATTGTAGTAGGCATTTTAAGAAAAACACTATCTACAACAGTAATGTTATTAATATAGTCGTCTATGTTTTCAATATTATTTTTTTGAAGTGTTGTAAAATTCTCTGAAGTTATAAAATCAAAAAGAATACTTCTATCTGTTGTGTGAGCAGCTGTTTTTTTTAATTCATAATTGTATCGAAAACTATCTTGATTGTATAATCCTTTTAGATGCAAAGCTTTTAAACTCTGAAAAAAGGGGTATTGTTGCAATACAATTTCTAAGTCCATTGTTTGCTTTTCGTTAATAGAAAAGGGATTGTTTAGTAGATATGTTATGTCTTTCGTGTTCAATTTTTTTAGTTATAAATTACCATTTAGCTACAGACTCTGTAAAAATGTCCTGAGTTATTCTTGCGTAGATTTCATCTAATCCAGCAGTTAATCTGGCTCCAATCATCTGCTCGTTTGCTGGATAATCATGGAAGTGTGAAAAACGTTTTTCAAAATCGTCTTCCTCTTTGTTTTTATTTGAAAAACGAACCAATACTGTGATTGATAACCTATTCTGTGCTGCCCTTTGGTCTGCTGTAGCTGTCATAGGTGTAATTCTATAGTCAACAATTTCACCTTCATATAGTAAATCGCCTCCTTGTGGAACAAGATTTAGACTAGTTTGATTTTGTATTATATCTTGTAGCTCTAATGTGAAAATTCTTTCTATTCCAGGTTCAATAAGATCTGCGTTATTTTGAAAATAATTTACTTGAAATGTATCCGCATCAATTGGTTTTGCACCCGTGAAGTTATAATATTTACAACTATTTATTGATGTAAATATAACGGTGATTATTATTATTTTAAAGAGTGAT is a genomic window of Flavobacterium jumunjinense containing:
- a CDS encoding LptE family protein, whose amino-acid sequence is MKSLFKIIIITVIFTSINSCKYYNFTGAKPIDADTFQVNYFQNNADLIEPGIERIFTLELQDIIQNQTSLNLVPQGGDLLYEGEIVDYRITPMTATADQRAAQNRLSITVLVRFSNKNKEEDDFEKRFSHFHDYPANEQMIGARLTAGLDEIYARITQDIFTESVAKW
- the groL gene encoding chaperonin GroEL (60 kDa chaperone family; promotes refolding of misfolded polypeptides especially under stressful conditions; forms two stacked rings of heptamers to form a barrel-shaped 14mer; ends can be capped by GroES; misfolded proteins enter the barrel where they are refolded when GroES binds), which codes for MAKDIKFDIEARDGLKRGVDALANAVKVTLGPKGRNVIISKSFGGPTVTKDGVSVAKEIELQDPLENMGAQMVKEVASKTNDLAGDGTTTATVLAQAIVKEGLKNVASGANPMDLKRGIDKAVEAIVEDLGKQTVSVGDSSEKIKQVASISANNDETIGDLIAKAFGKVGKEGVITVEEAKGTDTYVDVVEGMQFDRGYLSPYFVTNADKMIAELENPYILLYDKKISNLQELLPILEPVAQSGRPLVIIAEDVDGQALATLVVNKLRGGLKIAAVKAPGFGDRRKAMLEDIAILTGGTVIAEESGFALDNATIEMLGTAETVTIDKDNTTIVNGAGDAENIKARVNQIKAQVETSTSDYDKEKLQERLAKLAGGVAVLYVGAASEVEMKEKKDRVDDALHATRAAVEEGIVAGGGVALVRAKAVLANIKAENADEATGIQIVNKAVEAPLRTIVENAGGEGSVVIAKVLDGKGDFGFNAKTGEYVEMLKAGIIDPKKVTRVALENAASVAGMILTTECALIDIKENESAGHSHMGGGMPGMM
- the secG gene encoding preprotein translocase subunit SecG, encoding MGFTGFLIAITIVCFLLILAIMVQNPKGGGLSSSFGGSQQLGGVQKTTDFLDKSTWTLGGILIALILLSTLAFNGSGSNDSKVLGDDVTIPPVTTTAPATPQAPATEATTTAPVKTEEAAK
- a CDS encoding co-chaperone GroES yields the protein MSLNIKPISDRVVIEPMAAETTTASGIIIPDTAKEKPQKGIIVAVGNGKKDHTMTVKTGDVVLYGKYSGTEFKYEGKDYLIMREEEIFAIL
- a CDS encoding tetratricopeptide repeat protein codes for the protein MNTKDITYLLNNPFSINEKQTMDLEIVLQQYPFFQSLKALHLKGLYNQDSFRYNYELKKTAAHTTDRSILFDFITSENFTTLQKNNIENIDDYINNITVVDSVFLKMPTTISEIKLEEKEIQTEIENEPTIELVTRFEKVDITISEETKIETTTVIEAQVEQNEIEEKLEIGKPLDFNQSEKHSFQEWLQLTKFSPIEREDEEETEVLDPEKLKKIDIIDRFIELNPKISPVKASTPIPSNIRKTTEEPTHLMTETLAKVYLEQKKYQKAIQAYEILILKYPEKSSFFANRINDIKDLQQNNN